In one Spirosoma rigui genomic region, the following are encoded:
- a CDS encoding 5-(carboxyamino)imidazole ribonucleotide synthase, which translates to MLLQAAIDWNLRVHILDPDADAPCRTLCTQFTQGALTDYDTVYQFGQGVDVVTIEIERVNVEALEALERAGKRVFPQPSVIRIIQDKRLQKQFYREHTLPTADFILTDNRADVARIAREQPDFFPAFHKLGRDGYDGRGVQRIATPADADKAFDAPGVLEKAVDFVKELAVIVARNEQGEVQTFPTVEMVFHPELNLVDYLFAPAQLPEKLDQQAQAIARQTADALGIVGLLAVELFLDKQGNILLNEVAPRPHNSGHHTMRANFTSQFEQHWRAILNYPLGNTAAHQPAAMVNLLGEDGHTGPAVYEGLETLLAMPGVFPFFYGKALTKPFRKMGHVTVMANSLDALREKVEQVKAGIRVIT; encoded by the coding sequence ATGCTTTTGCAGGCAGCCATCGACTGGAATCTGCGCGTTCATATTCTCGACCCTGATGCAGACGCCCCCTGCCGTACGCTCTGCACGCAGTTTACACAGGGCGCCCTGACCGATTATGACACGGTCTATCAGTTTGGGCAAGGAGTAGACGTCGTGACTATCGAAATTGAGCGGGTCAATGTCGAGGCCCTTGAAGCCCTCGAACGCGCCGGTAAGCGCGTTTTTCCGCAGCCGTCGGTCATTCGGATCATCCAGGACAAACGACTGCAGAAGCAGTTTTACCGCGAGCATACCCTGCCCACTGCCGACTTTATCCTGACCGACAACCGCGCTGATGTAGCCCGGATTGCCCGCGAACAGCCCGACTTCTTCCCCGCCTTTCACAAGCTCGGCCGCGACGGTTACGATGGCCGGGGCGTTCAGCGTATCGCTACGCCTGCCGATGCCGACAAGGCGTTTGATGCGCCGGGTGTATTGGAAAAAGCGGTTGATTTCGTGAAAGAGCTGGCCGTTATCGTGGCCCGTAACGAGCAGGGAGAGGTACAAACCTTCCCCACGGTCGAGATGGTTTTCCACCCCGAATTGAACCTGGTCGATTATCTGTTTGCCCCCGCCCAGTTACCGGAGAAGCTCGACCAACAGGCACAGGCCATTGCGCGCCAAACGGCCGATGCGCTGGGTATTGTTGGATTGCTAGCGGTGGAGTTATTTCTGGACAAGCAGGGCAACATCCTTCTGAACGAAGTAGCCCCAAGGCCGCACAACAGCGGCCACCACACCATGCGGGCTAATTTTACCTCTCAGTTTGAGCAGCACTGGCGGGCCATCCTAAACTACCCGCTGGGCAACACAGCCGCCCACCAGCCAGCCGCGATGGTTAACCTGCTGGGCGAAGATGGCCATACCGGACCTGCCGTTTATGAAGGACTCGAAACATTGCTGGCCATGCCGGGTGTTTTCCCGTTCTTTTACGGAAAGGCCCTTACCAAGCCTTTCCGTAAAATGGGTCACGTAACGGTCATGGCCAACTCGCTGGATGCGCTACGCGAAAAGGTAGAACAGGTGAAAGCCGGTATCCGGGTAATTACCTGA
- a CDS encoding head GIN domain-containing protein, with protein MKAILVTTLLVLAGLMPSDDTWKKDRAISSFSGLSVSSGIDVYLSQGNSEKLTFDVKGVNEEDVRSEVRNGVLKLYIERKRMGMNWGRNTYVKAYLTFRQLTDLQASGGSDVFGQGTLSFKDLNISGSGGSDVKLAVKADEINVSAAGGSDVVLEGTARSLNADGSGGSDLDARKLTVDVCNANSSGGSDVYVYATRELSLKASGGSDIYYYGSAKVLSKSESGGSDITHKN; from the coding sequence ATGAAAGCCATTCTCGTTACAACACTGCTGGTACTTGCCGGGCTAATGCCATCCGACGATACCTGGAAAAAAGACCGCGCTATTTCGAGCTTTTCGGGCTTATCGGTTAGTAGCGGCATTGACGTATACCTGAGCCAGGGAAACTCCGAAAAACTCACCTTCGACGTTAAAGGCGTCAACGAAGAAGATGTCAGGAGCGAAGTGCGCAACGGCGTGCTGAAACTATACATCGAACGTAAACGGATGGGGATGAATTGGGGCCGTAACACCTACGTGAAAGCCTACCTGACGTTCCGGCAACTAACCGACCTGCAGGCATCGGGTGGATCGGACGTGTTCGGGCAGGGTACGCTGTCGTTCAAAGACCTGAACATTTCCGGATCGGGCGGTTCCGATGTGAAGTTAGCGGTTAAAGCCGATGAAATAAACGTATCGGCCGCGGGTGGGTCAGATGTAGTGCTGGAAGGCACTGCCCGCTCACTCAACGCCGACGGTTCGGGCGGTTCGGATCTCGACGCCCGTAAACTTACCGTAGACGTATGCAATGCCAATTCATCGGGTGGGTCCGATGTGTACGTGTATGCAACCCGCGAACTGAGCCTGAAGGCATCGGGCGGGTCCGATATTTACTACTACGGCTCGGCTAAAGTTCTTTCCAAAAGCGAATCGGGCGGATCGGATATTACGCACAAAAACTAA
- a CDS encoding ABC transporter ATP-binding protein, producing MIQLRNVAKYYPAGFGRVYVLRNIDLDIAQGEFVSIMGPSGSGKSTLLHILGLLEEPSEGEYLFDDQPVQKLSEKRRTELHRTQIGFVFQAYHLIDELTVYENIETPLLYKGVGGSERKSRVAELLDRFNIVAKKDLFPAQLSGGQQQLVGIARALAARPTVIYADEPTGNLHSDQARDIMELFRELNQKDGVTIVQVTHSEANAEYGSRVVRLKDGWLEPAKAVL from the coding sequence ATGATTCAGCTCCGCAACGTTGCTAAATATTATCCCGCTGGTTTTGGTCGGGTTTATGTGCTGCGTAACATCGATCTCGACATTGCTCAAGGTGAGTTTGTGTCCATTATGGGACCGTCAGGGTCGGGCAAGTCTACGTTACTACATATTTTGGGCTTACTCGAAGAACCCTCCGAAGGCGAATACCTGTTCGACGATCAGCCCGTTCAAAAGCTGTCGGAAAAGCGTCGTACCGAACTGCACCGTACTCAGATCGGCTTTGTGTTTCAGGCTTATCACCTGATCGATGAACTGACGGTATACGAAAATATTGAAACGCCCCTGCTCTACAAGGGTGTGGGCGGTTCGGAGCGCAAGAGCCGCGTAGCCGAACTGCTCGACCGCTTCAACATTGTTGCCAAGAAAGATTTGTTTCCGGCCCAGCTATCGGGCGGACAGCAGCAGCTGGTCGGCATTGCACGGGCGCTGGCGGCTCGCCCCACCGTTATCTACGCCGATGAGCCAACCGGTAATCTGCACTCCGACCAGGCGCGGGACATCATGGAACTGTTCCGTGAGCTAAATCAGAAGGATGGTGTGACAATTGTTCAGGTGACCCATTCAGAGGCCAACGCCGAGTACGGTTCCCGTGTGGTGCGACTGAAAGATGGCTGGCTCGAACCGGCTAAAGCAGTCCTCTGA
- a CDS encoding aminotransferase class IV, whose product MFLVYNSDVLAETNFGVSANDRAFQYGDGLFETIRYERNTIWFWPDHYARLTAGARALHLRLPDNTTEASLYELLIKLIEVNRLRDQTARIKLQVWRQPGGLYTPDTNLANLLITARPGKPFSITDRLNVRVNESIRLSHSPYSAFKTLASLPYVLAGLIKQEQGLDDIILLSTHPGNYLAECQAANLFWFSEGILYTPSLESGCVGGILRQHILRRAEAIGQAVDVGLHPYPVLSSAEAIFCGNVNGIQWVRFIDGVGRYPAGHERATDLFRGLL is encoded by the coding sequence ATGTTTCTGGTTTATAATTCGGATGTACTTGCAGAGACCAATTTTGGGGTTTCTGCCAATGACAGGGCCTTTCAATACGGGGATGGCCTGTTTGAGACAATCCGGTATGAGCGGAACACGATCTGGTTCTGGCCCGATCACTACGCCCGGCTGACGGCGGGCGCCCGTGCGTTGCATTTACGTTTACCCGACAACACGACCGAAGCGTCGTTGTACGAGCTACTTATAAAACTCATAGAGGTCAATCGACTACGTGACCAGACCGCCCGAATAAAGCTCCAGGTGTGGCGGCAACCCGGTGGACTGTATACGCCCGATACCAACCTCGCCAACCTCCTGATTACAGCCCGACCGGGTAAGCCATTTTCCATCACTGACCGGTTGAACGTTCGCGTCAACGAGTCGATCCGGCTCAGCCATTCACCTTACTCGGCGTTCAAAACGCTGGCATCCCTACCGTATGTTCTAGCGGGACTCATCAAACAGGAACAGGGCCTTGATGACATTATTCTGCTGAGTACTCACCCCGGTAATTACCTCGCCGAATGCCAGGCGGCCAACTTGTTCTGGTTTAGCGAAGGGATTCTCTATACCCCGTCGCTTGAATCGGGTTGCGTTGGCGGCATCCTGCGACAGCACATCCTGCGCCGGGCCGAGGCTATTGGGCAGGCCGTTGACGTGGGCCTCCACCCCTACCCGGTGCTTTCGTCGGCTGAAGCGATTTTTTGCGGCAACGTCAACGGCATTCAGTGGGTTCGGTTTATTGATGGCGTTGGCCGCTACCCCGCCGGTCATGAACGGGCGACCGATTTGTTCAGAGGACTGCTTTAG
- a CDS encoding TolC family protein, giving the protein MRLAWKEIRVVVTLLLATGVSVNAQNSGTPARTESSAVSPGAGNSRQARLNLQQCIDIAQQNNIQIRQGQLTVANSNLQVRQARLNQLPSAIFQANQALNGGRSINPQDNTFVQQTINSSSYQLNTSATVYNGMVLRNTVRQNELALQAGQQELTATKNNVSLTIAQNYLNVLTGTEQLAVAERQADVTRAQLDRTQKLVNAGSVPEANLFELRATLASNELDIINAQNTLDLAKVSLLQAMNVPIDQQFDVEPINVPDPGLNPYEANVQQLFDVASTNLPEIKGADLRVQSANLGVQVAKGGLYPTLSLNGNLSSVFSSAAQNVIRTGQSVQQTIGFITDPTTGAQIPINASVPGTDVTGIKYFTQLGNNFNQSLSLFLRVPIFQGNLSRNRITTAKIQQQNAELTAMNTRLTLRQQIETAYTNMRAGANRYRATQAQVASLERAFQVAESRLNAGAINATDYSIAKSNLDRARASLVQSKYDYVFRTKILDFYQNKPLSFN; this is encoded by the coding sequence ATGCGATTGGCGTGGAAAGAGATTAGGGTTGTGGTGACCCTGTTACTGGCAACTGGTGTGTCGGTAAACGCCCAGAACAGTGGAACACCGGCACGGACCGAGTCGTCGGCCGTATCGCCCGGTGCTGGAAACAGCAGGCAGGCTCGCTTGAACTTACAGCAATGCATCGATATCGCGCAGCAAAACAACATCCAGATTCGGCAGGGTCAGCTAACGGTCGCCAACAGCAATTTACAAGTTCGGCAAGCCCGCTTGAATCAGCTGCCGAGTGCCATTTTCCAGGCCAACCAGGCGCTTAACGGCGGTCGCAGTATTAACCCACAGGATAACACGTTTGTCCAGCAGACCATCAACTCAAGCAGCTACCAGCTCAATACGTCGGCTACGGTTTACAACGGTATGGTACTGCGGAACACCGTCCGGCAAAATGAACTGGCCCTGCAAGCCGGACAGCAGGAATTGACCGCCACCAAAAACAATGTATCGCTAACGATAGCACAAAACTACCTGAATGTACTGACAGGAACGGAACAGCTGGCCGTTGCTGAACGGCAGGCCGATGTTACCCGGGCACAGCTCGACCGGACGCAGAAATTGGTCAATGCCGGATCGGTTCCGGAAGCAAATCTGTTTGAACTGCGGGCAACGCTGGCCAGCAACGAACTGGATATTATAAACGCTCAGAATACACTCGACCTGGCCAAGGTGTCGTTGTTGCAGGCCATGAATGTACCCATCGATCAGCAATTCGATGTGGAACCCATTAACGTGCCAGACCCGGGGCTGAACCCCTACGAGGCTAATGTGCAGCAGTTGTTTGACGTAGCATCGACGAATCTGCCCGAAATAAAAGGTGCTGATCTCCGGGTGCAGAGTGCCAATCTGGGTGTTCAGGTAGCCAAGGGTGGTCTGTACCCGACATTGTCGCTGAATGGAAACCTGAGCAGCGTCTTTTCCAGCGCAGCCCAGAACGTAATCAGAACCGGACAGTCGGTGCAGCAAACTATAGGCTTTATCACGGACCCCACAACCGGCGCCCAGATCCCGATCAATGCATCAGTACCCGGAACAGACGTTACCGGCATTAAGTATTTTACCCAGCTTGGTAATAACTTCAACCAATCGCTTTCACTGTTTTTGCGCGTCCCTATTTTTCAGGGTAACTTGTCACGAAACCGCATAACGACGGCTAAAATACAGCAGCAGAATGCTGAACTGACCGCCATGAATACCCGGTTAACGCTGCGCCAGCAGATCGAGACGGCTTATACGAACATGCGCGCCGGTGCCAACCGATACCGCGCTACACAGGCCCAGGTAGCCTCGCTGGAGCGGGCGTTTCAGGTGGCCGAAAGCCGGCTGAACGCGGGAGCGATCAACGCTACGGATTATAGTATTGCCAAATCGAACCTGGATCGGGCGCGGGCCAGCCTGGTGCAGTCCAAGTACGATTACGTGTTTAGAACGAAGATTTTAGATTTTTATCAGAACAAACCGCTTAGCTTTAATTAG
- a CDS encoding efflux RND transporter periplasmic adaptor subunit, producing the protein MKKKSNRIWWILGGLVVLLVGGLVAAKQTGIIGKPKSTEVDFATVSRTDITERVTASGRVQPQVEVKISPDVSGEIIGLYVNEGDPVKAGQLLVRIRPDNYESLLSRAQATVNSSQAQFEQAKASVSQSEARLIRAKADYDRNRKLLADKVISTADFETSESNYNVAKQEVEAAKANVRAAQFNIQSSRAGLRDASENLRKTTIYAPVNGTVSKLNVELGERVVGTSQMAGTEIMRIANLQNMEVRVNVNENDIVRANLGDTADIEVDSYTTAGRKFKGIVYEIANTANGLTSGAGAAAASLSADAVTEFEVKVKILNDSYADLLASKDKKGYPFKPGMTASVEIITDRKSGVLAVPIAAVTTRGNEASVEDTEPRSSGTVSDKPANAVEKKEKVKEVVFVNVGGKAVLREVKTGISDFENIEILSGLKPGEQIVSGPFIAVSKRLKDGELVVKRDPKKLDRKKEKDAEED; encoded by the coding sequence ATGAAGAAGAAGTCAAATCGCATTTGGTGGATATTAGGTGGGCTCGTTGTGCTGCTCGTGGGCGGATTGGTTGCTGCCAAACAAACTGGTATAATTGGAAAGCCCAAATCGACCGAAGTAGATTTTGCAACGGTTAGCCGCACCGATATAACAGAGCGGGTAACGGCGTCGGGACGGGTACAGCCCCAGGTGGAGGTCAAAATAAGCCCCGATGTATCGGGTGAGATCATTGGCCTGTATGTCAACGAAGGTGATCCCGTCAAAGCCGGTCAGTTGCTGGTCCGGATCCGGCCTGACAACTACGAATCGCTCCTGTCGCGCGCGCAGGCAACGGTCAACTCCAGCCAGGCGCAGTTTGAACAGGCGAAAGCATCGGTTTCGCAATCCGAAGCGCGGCTGATTCGCGCCAAGGCAGACTATGACCGCAATCGTAAACTGCTGGCCGATAAAGTTATATCAACGGCCGACTTTGAAACCAGCGAGTCGAACTACAACGTAGCGAAGCAGGAGGTGGAAGCCGCAAAAGCCAACGTCCGGGCGGCCCAGTTCAACATCCAGAGTTCAAGAGCGGGTCTGCGCGATGCCAGTGAAAACCTCCGTAAGACAACGATCTACGCGCCCGTAAATGGTACGGTATCCAAGTTGAATGTCGAATTGGGTGAGCGGGTGGTAGGTACATCCCAGATGGCTGGTACGGAGATCATGCGGATCGCCAACCTGCAGAACATGGAAGTGCGGGTCAACGTCAACGAAAACGATATTGTACGGGCCAATCTGGGTGATACGGCTGATATTGAAGTGGATTCCTACACCACAGCCGGCCGTAAATTCAAAGGCATCGTGTACGAGATTGCCAATACGGCCAACGGCCTGACGAGTGGGGCAGGGGCAGCTGCCGCTTCGCTTTCTGCCGATGCGGTTACGGAGTTTGAAGTGAAGGTGAAAATTCTGAATGACTCGTACGCTGATCTGCTGGCGTCGAAAGACAAGAAAGGGTATCCTTTTAAGCCGGGCATGACAGCGTCGGTCGAAATCATCACTGACCGCAAATCGGGTGTGCTGGCGGTTCCGATAGCCGCCGTGACAACCCGTGGCAACGAAGCCAGCGTGGAGGATACAGAACCAAGGTCGAGCGGTACTGTCAGCGATAAACCGGCTAACGCCGTCGAAAAGAAGGAAAAAGTTAAAGAGGTTGTTTTTGTGAACGTGGGCGGTAAAGCGGTTCTGCGTGAAGTGAAAACGGGTATCAGTGATTTCGAAAATATCGAGATTCTGTCAGGTCTTAAGCCGGGTGAACAGATTGTTTCCGGTCCGTTCATTGCCGTGTCGAAGCGGCTGAAGGATGGTGAACTCGTTGTAAAACGTGATCCCAAGAAGCTGGACAGGAAAAAAGAAAAAGACGCCGAAGAGGATTAG
- a CDS encoding NAD(P)H-dependent glycerol-3-phosphate dehydrogenase, whose protein sequence is MKSTQPTRVTMVGGGSWATALIKILSENNVVIKWWMRSQADADHIKKYHHNKSYLSDVQINTRKVKVCTKITEAFKDSDYIILAVPAAFVADALRGLKPAQFAGKHVVSAIKGMVPATNQLVTDWVSDQYGVPTGQIAVIAGPCHAEEVALEKHSYLTIASPDATCAERVASLLSCRYVQTTPVDDIYGIEYSAVMKNIIALASGITRGLGYGDNFQAVLVSNAMQEIKRFVDAIYPKHRDLSGSAYLGDLLVTAYSPFSRNRTFGTLIGRGYTIQSAQAEMNMIAEGYYAVKSIYELNQRFGVDMPIMQAVYAILYERAAPTNEMNLLKEKLK, encoded by the coding sequence ATGAAATCAACTCAACCAACCCGCGTAACCATGGTCGGTGGGGGTAGCTGGGCAACGGCACTCATCAAAATACTATCGGAAAACAACGTAGTCATCAAATGGTGGATGCGTAGCCAGGCCGACGCTGACCACATCAAAAAATACCACCACAATAAGAGCTACCTGAGCGACGTACAAATCAATACGCGCAAAGTGAAAGTCTGTACAAAAATTACGGAAGCCTTTAAAGATAGTGACTACATCATTCTGGCTGTGCCAGCCGCATTCGTCGCCGACGCACTACGGGGTTTGAAACCTGCTCAGTTTGCGGGTAAACACGTTGTATCGGCCATCAAAGGCATGGTACCGGCCACCAATCAACTCGTTACAGACTGGGTCAGTGATCAATACGGCGTGCCAACGGGTCAGATTGCGGTTATCGCCGGTCCCTGTCATGCCGAAGAGGTGGCTCTGGAGAAGCACTCCTACCTCACCATTGCCTCACCGGACGCTACGTGTGCCGAGCGCGTGGCCAGCCTGTTAAGCTGCCGGTATGTACAAACGACCCCCGTTGATGACATTTACGGTATCGAATACTCGGCGGTGATGAAAAATATCATTGCGCTGGCCAGTGGAATAACCCGTGGGTTGGGCTACGGCGATAATTTCCAGGCGGTGCTGGTTTCCAACGCTATGCAGGAAATCAAGCGGTTTGTCGATGCGATTTACCCCAAGCACCGGGATCTGAGCGGTTCGGCCTACCTGGGTGACCTGCTTGTGACAGCGTATTCACCCTTCAGCCGAAATCGTACGTTCGGTACCCTGATCGGCCGGGGGTACACCATTCAATCGGCGCAGGCGGAAATGAATATGATTGCGGAGGGGTACTATGCGGTCAAAAGCATTTACGAACTCAACCAGCGCTTCGGCGTTGATATGCCGATCATGCAGGCCGTGTACGCTATTTTGTACGAACGGGCAGCCCCCACGAACGAAATGAACCTGCTCAAGGAAAAGCTTAAATAG
- a CDS encoding HIT family protein, producing MPTIFSRIVAGEIPAHKIAETDDYLAFLDVMPTTTGHTLVIPKKEVDYLFALDDDLYTGLMAFAKRIAPAIEKAIPCKRIGVAVIGLEVPHAHVHLIPLNSMADMNFGSKMNPTQEELAETAEKIRQYL from the coding sequence ATGCCTACTATCTTTTCGCGTATTGTGGCCGGTGAGATTCCGGCCCACAAGATTGCCGAGACCGACGATTACCTGGCTTTTCTGGACGTCATGCCCACTACGACGGGGCATACGCTGGTCATTCCCAAAAAAGAAGTCGATTACCTCTTCGCGCTGGACGATGATCTGTACACCGGCCTGATGGCGTTTGCCAAACGGATTGCTCCAGCTATCGAAAAAGCAATCCCGTGCAAACGTATTGGTGTAGCCGTGATCGGGCTGGAAGTCCCCCACGCCCACGTTCACCTGATTCCGCTCAACTCCATGGCCGACATGAATTTCGGCAGCAAGATGAACCCGACGCAGGAAGAACTGGCAGAAACGGCGGAGAAAATCCGGCAGTACCTGTAA
- the greA gene encoding transcription elongation factor GreA, translating into MAKISYYTEEGLNRLKAELNELKTKGRSAIAHQIAEARDKGDLSENAEYDAAKDAQGLHELKISKLEEVVANARILDESTIDASQVSVLSKVKIKNIKSGAEMLYTLVSEEEADLKAGRISVGSPIGKGLLGKRVGDKATITVPAGVLEFEVVDIAR; encoded by the coding sequence ATGGCAAAGATTTCATATTACACTGAAGAAGGCCTCAATCGTCTTAAGGCTGAGTTAAACGAGTTAAAAACCAAAGGCCGGTCAGCCATAGCCCATCAAATTGCCGAAGCCCGCGACAAAGGCGATCTCAGCGAGAATGCGGAGTACGACGCAGCCAAGGATGCACAGGGTCTTCACGAACTGAAGATCTCGAAGCTCGAAGAAGTCGTAGCCAACGCCCGTATACTCGATGAGTCAACGATTGACGCGTCGCAGGTATCCGTTCTTTCGAAGGTAAAGATCAAGAACATAAAGAGCGGGGCCGAAATGCTGTACACGCTGGTTTCGGAGGAAGAAGCCGACCTGAAAGCAGGCCGCATCTCGGTTGGCTCGCCTATTGGTAAAGGACTGCTGGGCAAACGGGTTGGTGACAAAGCCACCATTACCGTACCGGCGGGTGTTCTCGAATTTGAAGTGGTCGATATAGCCCGGTAA
- the fmt gene encoding methionyl-tRNA formyltransferase, with protein sequence MVEPLRIVFMGTPDFAVTSLERLLGGGCQVVAVVTAPDRPSGRGLTLTPSPVKKAAEAANLPVLQPEKLRDPAFLTELASYKADLQVVVAFRMLPEVVWSMPTVGTFNLHGSLLPQYRGAAPINWAIINGELQTGVTTFFIEKEIDTGQMIFQDQEPVYPDDTAGTLHDRLMERGAALVLKTVRAIEAGEYPRTPQPTADTLKPAPKLSRETTEINWNQPVSTIRNFVRGLSPYPTAWTLINGRFFKVYDVSVANESPFAAEPGEAYTDHKKLILVRAADGWLSINSLQAEGKRRMTAEEFLRGNKLL encoded by the coding sequence ATGGTAGAACCACTCCGAATTGTGTTTATGGGAACTCCCGATTTTGCGGTCACAAGCCTGGAACGGTTACTGGGTGGCGGGTGTCAGGTCGTTGCCGTTGTCACAGCGCCCGATCGTCCTTCCGGGCGTGGGCTGACCCTAACGCCGTCGCCAGTTAAGAAAGCTGCCGAAGCCGCTAACCTACCGGTTTTGCAGCCCGAAAAACTTCGCGATCCCGCTTTTCTGACCGAATTAGCCAGTTACAAAGCCGATTTACAGGTCGTTGTTGCCTTCCGGATGCTCCCCGAAGTTGTCTGGTCTATGCCAACCGTTGGTACTTTCAACCTGCACGGATCGCTGCTACCGCAGTATCGGGGAGCAGCGCCCATCAACTGGGCCATCATCAATGGGGAGTTGCAAACCGGGGTGACTACGTTTTTCATCGAAAAAGAGATCGATACGGGGCAGATGATTTTCCAGGACCAGGAGCCAGTCTACCCGGACGATACCGCCGGTACGCTGCATGACCGGCTGATGGAACGAGGAGCCGCATTAGTACTCAAAACGGTACGGGCCATTGAAGCGGGCGAGTACCCCCGAACGCCCCAGCCTACCGCCGATACGTTGAAGCCAGCGCCGAAGCTGAGTCGTGAAACCACCGAAATCAACTGGAACCAGCCCGTAAGTACCATTCGAAACTTCGTGCGGGGGCTGTCGCCCTATCCAACGGCCTGGACGCTGATCAATGGTCGGTTCTTTAAAGTGTATGACGTGTCCGTCGCCAACGAATCACCATTTGCGGCTGAGCCGGGCGAAGCCTATACGGATCACAAGAAATTGATCCTGGTCCGGGCGGCTGACGGCTGGCTGTCGATCAACTCGCTGCAGGCCGAGGGTAAACGACGCATGACCGCTGAAGAGTTTTTGCGGGGTAACAAGCTTTTATAG
- a CDS encoding polysaccharide deacetylase family protein produces MHSTYYRIALFLLTTTSYVSAHAQAPTYAERLGFPKGKKVIILHVDDAGMSYESNLGTINAVDKGIASSTSVMMPCGWVPQFFDYLKTKPSLDAGVHLTLTAEWNTYRWSPLVGREKAPGLYDEQGAFWHSVAQVVEHASADEVDAEIRAQLARYRSFGVEPTHMDSHMGTLFEPKFLPRYVKLAMDEKIPILFPGGHASLIIKANNIPADRQQLIKQVGEQLWKAGLPVLDDLDGTSYGWNLPAGTPLTDANLQRYKTQKFSELLTSARPGLTYIIMHCTSATPTFDQITTSGATRQGDMLAMMDPALKKFIDKEGIIVTTWRELMERRKKVQ; encoded by the coding sequence ATGCATTCTACATACTACCGTATCGCTCTTTTCCTGCTGACGACGACCAGTTATGTATCGGCTCATGCTCAGGCACCAACTTATGCTGAACGACTGGGCTTTCCCAAAGGCAAGAAAGTAATCATTCTGCATGTCGATGATGCCGGTATGAGTTACGAGTCGAATCTGGGTACTATAAACGCCGTCGATAAAGGGATCGCCAGTTCAACCAGCGTGATGATGCCCTGCGGCTGGGTACCTCAATTTTTTGATTACCTGAAAACCAAGCCATCACTGGACGCGGGTGTTCACCTGACGCTGACCGCTGAATGGAATACGTATCGGTGGTCACCCCTCGTGGGACGGGAGAAAGCGCCGGGACTCTACGATGAACAGGGCGCGTTCTGGCATTCGGTTGCGCAGGTTGTTGAACACGCATCGGCCGATGAGGTTGATGCCGAAATCAGAGCGCAGCTGGCCCGTTACCGATCGTTCGGGGTGGAGCCAACCCATATGGATTCGCACATGGGTACGCTGTTCGAACCTAAATTTCTGCCCCGCTACGTGAAACTGGCGATGGACGAGAAAATTCCAATTTTGTTTCCCGGGGGGCATGCCTCACTAATCATCAAAGCCAACAACATACCGGCCGATCGACAGCAGTTGATCAAACAGGTTGGCGAGCAGCTCTGGAAGGCGGGCTTACCCGTCTTGGACGACCTGGACGGCACCAGTTATGGCTGGAATCTGCCAGCGGGGACCCCCTTGACCGATGCAAATTTACAGCGGTACAAAACGCAGAAGTTTTCGGAACTGCTGACCTCCGCCCGGCCCGGACTCACGTATATCATTATGCATTGTACCAGCGCAACACCTACGTTTGATCAGATCACTACGTCGGGAGCAACCCGCCAGGGGGATATGCTGGCGATGATGGACCCGGCACTGAAGAAATTCATCGACAAAGAAGGAATTATCGTTACCACCTGGCGCGAACTGATGGAACGGCGCAAAAAGGTACAGTAG
- a CDS encoding dihydrofolate reductase has protein sequence MKISMIAAVAQNHVIGRKNDLPWHLPDDFAFFKRKTSHHPIIMGRKSLESLGKPLPNRTNIVITRNKGLQAAGVTIVHTLDEAIAAARSINQEEIFVIGGAEVYTMALPVATTLYLTEIHRDYEGDAYFPEVDKREWNEVSRVPHAADERHEVGFDFVTYERK, from the coding sequence ATGAAAATAAGTATGATTGCTGCCGTAGCGCAGAACCACGTCATTGGCCGCAAAAACGATTTACCCTGGCACCTGCCCGACGATTTTGCTTTTTTCAAACGGAAAACGAGCCATCATCCCATCATCATGGGGCGTAAATCGCTGGAATCGCTTGGCAAGCCGCTACCGAATCGTACCAATATTGTTATTACGCGTAATAAAGGTTTACAGGCCGCTGGCGTCACTATTGTACACACGCTGGACGAGGCCATTGCGGCAGCACGATCAATTAATCAGGAGGAAATATTCGTCATTGGTGGAGCCGAAGTTTACACCATGGCGCTGCCCGTAGCCACTACGTTGTACCTGACCGAAATCCATCGCGACTACGAAGGCGACGCGTATTTCCCTGAAGTGGATAAGCGTGAGTGGAACGAAGTAAGCCGGGTGCCCCATGCCGCCGATGAGCGGCATGAAGTTGGCTTCGATTTTGTCACCTACGAACGAAAATAG